The stretch of DNA TCAGTTCGCTGCGAGGGGCGTGAGGCCGTGGTGTCGAGCGGGTTCCTATACGAGACAGCGCCGTACCCCTCGTGCCACGCCTCGACGATCGCCGAGGTCGATGGCGCCTTGGTGGCTTCGTGGTTCGGCGGCACGCACGAACGCCATCCCGATGTCGGCATCTGGGTCGCCCGCAACGAGGGGGAGGGCTGGTCAGAGCCGATTGAAGTGGCCAACGGCGTGTTCCAGGGTGAGCGTTACCCCAGTTGGAACCCCGTTCTGTTCCAGCCGTCGGCAGGCCCGTTATTGCTTTTCTACAAAGTAGGCCCGACACCACAGGATTGGTGGGGCATGCTCATCAAGTCCGAAGACGGCGGATTTACTTGGTCGGAACCGCAGCGTTTACCGGATGAGGTGCTAGGTCCAATCAAGAACAAACCGATCGAACTCGAGGGCGGCGTCCTTTTGTGCCCCTCGAGCAGCGAACATGACGGCTGGCGTGTCCACTTCGAACGCACCGCTGACCATGGCAAGACCTGGGAAGTAACACCGCCGGTCAACGACCCCGAAGATATCCGCGCTATCCAGCCGAGCCTGCTGCGTCACGGTGACGGCGTTTTGCAGGCGATCGGCCGCACCCGCGACAGCGGCGTCTTCCAGGTCTGGTCGTGCGACAATGGCCGCACCTGGGGTGAGATGTCGACCACGGGCTTGCCGAACCCGAGCTCGGGAACCGACGCGGTAACCCTCGCCGATGGGCGTCACTTGCTCGTCTACAACCACAACCCCAACTACAAGGGCCGCTCGCCGCTGAATGTCGCTGTTTCGGATGACGGGAAGTCCTGGCGGGCGGCGCTCGTGCTCGAGGACGACAAAGAGCACGACGCCGGCTACTCGTACCCTGCCGTCATCCAGTCGAGCGACGGGCTTGTCCACATCACGTACACTTGGCGTCGGGAGCGGATCAAACACGTGGTGCTCGACCCGAAGCAACTCGATGGCCCCCCAATTACCGGCGAGGAATGGCCCAACACAGAAGCAGGCGTCGAATGAAGCTCGATGATTTCGCCGCGGATGCGCCTTACGGCGTGGCTGCTGGGGGCCGCTTATTGGTTTACGTCACGATGGTCGCCTCGGTGCGAGCGTCTTCCTAACAACGCGTTGCTGCATAGGATTTCGGCATGGGCCAACGACTCACTGACGGACCACTGCGCGGCATTGTGCCCCCGCTCGTCACGCCGCTCACACCGGACGAGCAGCTCGACCGCGATGCGCTAGAACGTCTAGTCGAGAACGTGATCGCCGGCGGCGTTCACGGGTTGTTTGTCCTTGGAACGACCGGCGAGGGTCCGTCGCTCAGCTACAGCGTACGAGGCGCTATGGTTGAGGCGTCTTGCGAGATCGCTGCGGGCCGTGTGCCAGTCCTGGTGGGCGTAACCGATACCTCGCTAGCCGAGGCGATCGACATGTCACTCGTCGCCACCGAGGCGGGCGCCGACGCCGTGGTTTTCGCGCCGCCGTGCTACTTCCCGATCGACCAGGATGACCTAGCGAGCGCCGTCCGCCGCTTGGCGGCTGAGTCGCCGCTGCCGGTGATGCTCTATAACATGCCGGCCCTCACCAAGACGATCATCGAGCCCGAAACGGTCCGTCAGCTGACTGATGAACCAACCGTCATCGGACTGAAGGACAGCTCGGGCGACCTCGCCTACTTCCGCCAGATGCGCGAGGTGATGCGGCAGCGAAGCGATTGGAGCCTGATGGCGGGGCCCGAGCACCTGCTCGCCGAGACCGTCGCTATCGGCGGCGATGGCGGCGTCTGTGGCGGCGCAAACGTCTTCCCAAGGCTCTTCGTTCGCCTCTTCGAGGCGTGCGTCTCCGGCGACGCCGCTGCCTCGCAGGCCCTATGCAGCCGCGTCGATCGGCTTGGCGACCTCTACCGCCTGGGCTCGAATCCCGCGTTGTCGGTGATCCAAGGCATCAAGGCCGCGCTCGCTGAGCGCGGCGTCTGTGCGGCGACGCTTTGCAGCCCCTTTTCTCCCCTGTGCAACGGCGAGATCGACATGGTGCGGGCCATTCTTCGCGATGTCGAAGCCGCGGAAGACCTGACGAAAGTCGTCAGTCCCACTGCAGCGCCGGTGTGACGTTACGCTAAGCCTCGATGCAAGCGGATCGACGATTCCGTCGCAACAGGCCCCGGCAATTTGCGGGGGCTTTTACCCTCATCGAGCTGCTGGTGGTGATCGCACTCATTGGCACGCTGGTGGCGTTGCTGCTGCCCGCTGTTCAAGCCGCACGAGAAGCGGCGCGGCGGACCGAATGCGCTAATCACCTCAAACAGCTGGCGCTGGGTTCGTTGAACCATGTTTCGACGCACGGCCACTTTCCTACGGGAGGATGGGGTTTCCACTGGGTAGGCGCCGCGGACTCGGGCTACGGCGAGAAGCAGCCCGGCAGTTGGGCCTACAACCTACTGGCGTATACCGAGCACTATGCGCTGCGCGACCTCGGTCAGGGAGTGCTCGCAGCTCTCACGAGAGGTCAGCCCCGTACCGACCAGCAACGGGCCGAGATGCGAACACTCGTCACGACGCCGCTAGAGCTTTTTATGTGCCCGTCGAAAAGAGAAGTCATCGCCTACCCCTTTGTTGACGGATCGCTGGGGGTGGTTGCCTGGAACGCCGAAGACTGCAAGGCCAATGAGTGTTCGGTCGCCAGAGGCGACTACCGCGTCTGTGCCGGCAATAAGAACCGCGCGGACAACAACGGGCCGGCGCCGGGTGAAATTGCCTCCTTTCTCGCTAAGCCGAAACCGACGATCTACAACGGCGTCAGCTACCTGCGTAGTGAGGTCCGCGTCGGGCAAATAACCGATGGCACGTCGCGTACGGTGTTCGCTGGTGAGAAGGCGCTGCACCCGAAGGACTACGCTACCGGAACCGACGCTGCGAACGATCAATGCCTCTACTCCGGGCACGACAAGGACAATGCCGCGTACACGGGAGAAGGCTTTTGGCTCGGTTCGGCAGAAAGCAACCCTCAAATGACGTTCCCGCCAGTCAAAGATGGCGAGCCAAACAAAGTCATGCAACTGCGTTTCGGCTCGGCGCATCCCGCTGGAATTCTGATGGCGTTTTGTGACGGATCGGTGCGTTTGTATGGCTTCGACGTTGACCCGATCACTTTTGCACTGCTCGGCGGCCGCAACGATGGTGAAACGCGGCATTAACTCAAACTCTGTATTGCAAACGCGACACGTAAAGCTGAAATTGGGCTTTGAGTCTCTTTCGCCTCTTCTCTCTTTTCAAAGCTCATCATGTTGCAGAATAAGGCCTTCTGGTTCGCGGTCGTGGCGGCGATCGCCGCCGTTGTTTACGTACGCTCGGCGGCTAGTCCCACCGAAGAGCCGAAGAACGGGCCGTTGAAAATCACCTTCATCACTGCGGGAGCCGGCGAATACTGGGACGCGGCGGTCCGAGGCGCGGAAGACGCCGCCGAACAGCAGGGGATCACGCTCAGCGTCGTCAAGCTGAAGAGCCCCGAGAGCGTTGAAGAGCAGATGCAGGCGCTGTCGGTGGCCAGCATGTCGAACGCCAACGGCGTGGCGATCAGCCCGATCGACCCCGAGCGGGTGACGCCGCTCATCACCCAGATCGCCAGCATCAAGCCGGTGGTGACTTACGACTCCGACGCCTCGAAGTCCGCCCGTCACGGCTATATCGGCACGAGCAACTTCAGCGCGGGGCTGGTCGCGGGGACCCTCGTGAAAACGGCGATTCCCGAGGGGGGCAAGATCGCGGTCTTCATGGCCAACGAGACCAAAGAGAACCTGATCGAACGCCAGGGCGGCCTGCGGACGCGCATCGCCGAGTCTCCCGATCCGGCGGAGTCGCCGGTCGATCCGCGCTACACGATCGTCGGCTTCTATCCAGACGGCGGCGACGACGAAGTTTGCAAGGCGAAGCTCGCCGAGGTGCTCGAAGAACACCCGGACCTTGCCTGTGTGGTGACGCTCAATTCACGGCAAGGGCCCGTGGTGCTCGATGCTCTTCAAGAACTCAAAAATAGTGGCCAAGTTAAGATGATCGCCTTCGACACATCGGATAAAATACTGCAAGCGATCGAAGAAGGCCGTGTCTTCGCGGCTGTCGCTCAAGACGCGTACAAGTACGGCTACGAGGCGGTCAAGATGGTCAGCTACCTCTGCCGCGGTGAAGAAGAGTTTTTGCCGGTCGTTGGCCGGGGCGCCATCCATATCAGCGTAGAACCGATCCGCCAGGACGATGTCGAAACTTATCGCAAACGGATCGAATCCCGCCGTCCGGGTGCCAAAGGTTGAAATGCCGGAATCCCTCGGGCCGGGCCCTTACGCACGCTACGCATGCTTCTTGTTGGCTGTGGGCCTCGCGGTGCTCGGTGTAACGGTGAAGGCGGCGGACCCGCGGCTGGGCCGACTCGTGAACCTGCGGACCGACCGTTTCCCTTTCACGCCGCCAACGTCGGTTGAAGAGTGGAATCAGCGATCCGCAGAGGTGCGGCGTCAGGTGTTCGTCGCGGCCGGCTTGTGGCCGATGCCCGAACGTCCGGCGCCCAAGGCCGAAGTCTTGCGAAAAGTCGAGCGTGACGCTTACACGGTCGAGGCGGTGCGGCTCGAGAGCTATCCGGGGCACTACGTCACCGGCAGTCTTTATCGACCCGCGGATGCCACGGAATCACGCCGGCCCGCGGTGCTCTGCCCGCATGGGCACTGGCCCGAGGGTCGGTTCCATGCGTTCCAGGACGACGCCCTCATCGATCAGATCGAGTCGGGGGCCGAGCGCTACGAGGCCGGCGGCCGCACCCCCCTACAAGCGCGCTGCGTGACGCTCGCGCGGATGGGCTGCGTGGTCTTCCTCTACGACATGCTCGGATACGGCGACAGCCGGCAACTCTCGCAGCAAGCGATCCACGCCCCGAGTGAGGATTCCATTCTCACGGCCGACAACGCCTGGGGCTTCTACAGCACGCAGGCCGAGCTGCGGATGCAAAACCCGCTGGGTGTGCAGACCTACAACTCGCTGTGCGTGCTCGACTGGATCGAATCGCTGCCGGAGGTGGACCCGAAGCGGATCGGCGTCACCGGCGGCAGCAGCGGCGCCACGCAGACCCTCATGCTCTGCGCGGTGGATGATCGCCCCGCCGTAGCGTTCCCGGTGGTGATGGTCTCGACCGCGATGCAGGGGGGCTGCGGCTGCGAGAACGCCTGCTGCCTGCGGCTGGGAACCTCGAACGTCGAATTCGCGGCGCTGATGGCGCCGCGGCCGTTGGGAATGGCGTCGGCGGATGACTGGACGCGGAACACGGCCACCGATGGGTACCCCGAGCTGCAAGAGCTTTACGCACTGTTGGGTGTTCCTGATCGCGTCATGCACGCGTCGCTCATCCAGTTTCCGCACAACTACAACTATGCCAGCCGAGCGGCGATGTACCCGTGGCTCGACCGCTGGCTGGGACTTGAGGCAGGCGACCTCGCTGTAGAGACCGACTATGTCTCGGTCACTCCCGACGAGGTTCGCAGTGTCGCGCCGATCGAGGATGCCGCGATCGGCCGTGGCCACGAGGTCGCGCTGATGAAGGCGGTAGAAGCCAGCTCCGCCGATGCCCTCGCAAAGCTCACGCCGACGGACGCCGATTCTCTGAACAAGTACAAGAACATCATCGGCAAGGCGTTGCATGTGTTGCTCGACGGCGCTGAGAAATCGCTGAGGGACGCCCAGGCCAACGCGATCGATCAGCAGCGTGCGGACGGTCATGCGGTCATCACCCTCTTGATCACGGGCGCCGAAGCGGGCGTCGAACTGCCGGCGCTTGCGCGGCTACCGAGGAACGTCGAGACGATCGCCGTTGTCGTCAGCGACGCCGGCAAGACCGCGATCGGGCCCGTCGACACACTGCCCACAGCTCTCGCCGCGGCGCTGCTCGAGCAGGGGATCGGTGTGTTGGGCGTCGATCTGTTCGCCCAAGGCGAACTGGCGCCAGACGATGGCCCCCTCACCGAAATGCCGGTGGTCGCTAACCAACGCCCGGTCGCGTCGCTCACCTTCGGTTACAACCGCACGGCGGTCGCGCACCGGGCGAGTGACTTGCTCGCAACGATCGCGGCCGCGAAGGACATGCAGCCGTCGATCAAAAAGGTCGTTGTGATCGTCGAACCCGAAGCGGCGTCGTATGGCGCCGCTGCACTTGCGGTGGCCGGTGACGCGGTTGACGCGGCGGTGATCGATACGGGCGGCTTCCGATTCGACGAGGTCCGCTCATGGCGTGACCCCGACTTCTTGCCCGGCGCCGTGAAGTACGGCGACGTGCCGGGTCTGTTGGCCCAAGGCGCCCCGCGGCCGACGATCGTACTCAGTGAACCGGCGGACGACACGCCTTCGATCGCCACACAGGCCTACGCTGCTGCGGGCGCGGCCGAACGCTTGATCCGACTACGACCCGGGGCGACCCTAGAGTCCGCCGTCGAGAAACTTGCCGATACCCTGGCGCCCTAACTTGTTGAAACCACTTCTTAGAGATGCTCTCGATGCACCTGCCTGTGTCCCGCTGCGTTCTGACTCTTGGCGTCGTCATGCTCGCCGCGATCACGTACGCCGACGAGCCGCTGCGCGTCATCGGGCTGACGTGTGAGTTTGCTGTTGATCCGCTGGGAGTTGACGTGGCGGCGCCGCGGCTTTCGTGGCGGCTACAGTCCGACCGCCGGGGCGCCAAACAAACGGCTTACCAGATCACCGCCACCGATCACAACGGAGCCAAGCTCTGGGACAGTGGCAAGCTTGACGGCCCGTCGTCGCAGCTCATTCCCTACACTGGCGAGCCCCTTCGCTCATCACAAGGCATCTCGTGGCGGGTGCGAGCTTGGGACGAGAACGGTGCAGCAAGTGAATGGAGCAAGCCCGCGTCGTTCACGATGGGCGTCCTAGAGCCCGAGGACTGGTCGGCGAAGTGGATCGTCGCGCCATGGCAGACCGAGTCGGTGCTAGTGCGGAAGGGTTTCGAGGTGAAGCCGGGCCTCCAGCGCGCGATCGCTCACGTCTGTGGGCTGGGGCATTTCGAGATGAGCCTCAACGGCCAGAAGTCGGGCAACGGGCTCTTGGCGCCGGGTTGGACGAAGTACAACAAGACCTGCCTCTACGAGACGCATGACGTAACGCCGCTACTTACAGAGGGCGCCAACGCCATCGGCCTTGTCCTCGGGGATGGCATGTATCACACCGAACGTCGCCATCGCTTCAGCAAGTTCCAAGGCACCTTCGGCCCACAGCGCGCGATCCTACAGATCGAGCTGGAGTACGCCGACGGCTCGACCGAGCGCGTGGTCACCGACGACTCGTGGCGTGTCGACGCGGGACCGATCACCTACAACGACGTCTACGGCGGCGAGGACTACGACGCCCGGCGGTTGCCGCAGGGCTGGGATACCGGCGGCTTCAACGATTCGGATTGGCCGCACGCGGTTGAACTGGTTCGCCCCAGCGGCGAGCTGCGAGGCTTGACCTTCTCGGCGCCGGAGATCGGGGCGATCGAAAAGATGCCCGCCAAGCAGATCAGCCGCTCGAGTGACTCGTGTAGTGTGTTCGACTTTGGACAAAACGCGTCGTTCATGCCGCGCGTTACCGTTAGTGGTCCAGCCGGCAGCAGCGTGCGGCTCACCCACGCCGAGGTGCTTGACGAGAATGGCCAAATTGACCGGGGCACGTGCGGCGGCAACCGTGGCCCTGCGTACTGGCAGTACACCAAGGCGTCCGACGGGGAAGAGACATGGTTCCCCAAGTTCTTCTACGCCGGCTGCCGCTACCTGCAGGTCGACCAGACGCCGGCAGCGGAGGGAGAAGCGTTGCCAGAAATCGTCAGTGTCGAGGGCGTCGTCGTCCACACCACCGCGCCACCCGCGGGGGCGTTTCGTTGTTCGAACGAGTTGCTCAACCGCATCCGTACGCTGGTGCGTTGGGCGCAGCGGTCCAACCTCGTGTCGGTGCTGACCGACTGCCCGCACCGGGAGAAGCTCGGCTGGCTTGAGCAGTACCACCTCAACGGCCCGGGCGTGCGGTACGAGTTCGACGCGCATCGCCTGTTCATCAAGGGGATGCGTGATATGGCCGACTCGCAGACCGAGGACGGTTTGGTGCCGAACATTGCGCCGGAGTACGTCAAGTTCGACGGTACGTTCCGCGCCGCCGCCGAATGGGGCGCCGCCGTGGTGCTCGTCCCGTGGCAGCACTACCAGGCGACCGGCGACAAGCAACTCTTCGAAACTTACTACGCGACGATGCAACGCTACGTCGAATACCTCGATTCGAAGGCGACGGACTCGATCGTCGAAGAGGGCCTCGGCGATTGGTACGACATCCTGCCCGGCAAACGCCCCGGATTCCCCCACCTCACGCCGCCCGCGATCACGGCAACCGCATTCTATTACGAAGTCGTCCAGACGATGTCGCAGATTGCCAAGCTAATCGGCAAGGATGACGACGCCGTGAGGTACGACGAGCTCGCCGAAACGATCAGAGAAGCTTGGCGTAAGAAGTACCGCAACAACGACGGCACGTACGCCACCGACTCGCAGTGTTCAAACGCCATCGCGCTGGTGATGGGCCTTGCCGAAGAGCGTGACCGTGACGCCACGCTCCAGGCTCTGGTGAAGGATGTCCGCGACCGCGGCGACGCGATGACGGCGGGCGATGTCGGGTTCCGTTACCTGCTGCAAGCCATGGCGCAGGGCGGCCATTCGGACGTTATCTACGACATGATCAACCAGACGCAGCGCCCCGGATACGGCTACCAGCTCGCCCACGGCGCAACGAGCCTCACGGAAGCGTGGGACGCCAATCACAATTCGTCGCACAACCACTTCATGCTCGGCCACATCACCGAGTGGTTCTACAAGGACCTCGTGGGGATCGAGTGCGACCCCGAGGGCCCGGGCTATGAGAAGATCGTTATCCGGCCGACTCCGGTGAGCGACCTGAAGTGGGCCGAGGCGTCACACAACTCCGTCCGCGGCCCGATTGATGTCCGCTGGGAGAAGGACGGCGACGCGTTCAAACTAGCCGTCACGATCCCAGCGAACACCACGGCTACGGTCTATGTACCGGCAAGCGATGACCAAACCGTCACTG from Botrimarina mediterranea encodes:
- a CDS encoding sialidase family protein yields the protein MLLTGGSVRCEGREAVVSSGFLYETAPYPSCHASTIAEVDGALVASWFGGTHERHPDVGIWVARNEGEGWSEPIEVANGVFQGERYPSWNPVLFQPSAGPLLLFYKVGPTPQDWWGMLIKSEDGGFTWSEPQRLPDEVLGPIKNKPIELEGGVLLCPSSSEHDGWRVHFERTADHGKTWEVTPPVNDPEDIRAIQPSLLRHGDGVLQAIGRTRDSGVFQVWSCDNGRTWGEMSTTGLPNPSSGTDAVTLADGRHLLVYNHNPNYKGRSPLNVAVSDDGKSWRAALVLEDDKEHDAGYSYPAVIQSSDGLVHITYTWRRERIKHVVLDPKQLDGPPITGEEWPNTEAGVE
- a CDS encoding dihydrodipicolinate synthase family protein → MGQRLTDGPLRGIVPPLVTPLTPDEQLDRDALERLVENVIAGGVHGLFVLGTTGEGPSLSYSVRGAMVEASCEIAAGRVPVLVGVTDTSLAEAIDMSLVATEAGADAVVFAPPCYFPIDQDDLASAVRRLAAESPLPVMLYNMPALTKTIIEPETVRQLTDEPTVIGLKDSSGDLAYFRQMREVMRQRSDWSLMAGPEHLLAETVAIGGDGGVCGGANVFPRLFVRLFEACVSGDAAASQALCSRVDRLGDLYRLGSNPALSVIQGIKAALAERGVCAATLCSPFSPLCNGEIDMVRAILRDVEAAEDLTKVVSPTAAPV
- a CDS encoding DUF1559 family PulG-like putative transporter, producing the protein MQADRRFRRNRPRQFAGAFTLIELLVVIALIGTLVALLLPAVQAAREAARRTECANHLKQLALGSLNHVSTHGHFPTGGWGFHWVGAADSGYGEKQPGSWAYNLLAYTEHYALRDLGQGVLAALTRGQPRTDQQRAEMRTLVTTPLELFMCPSKREVIAYPFVDGSLGVVAWNAEDCKANECSVARGDYRVCAGNKNRADNNGPAPGEIASFLAKPKPTIYNGVSYLRSEVRVGQITDGTSRTVFAGEKALHPKDYATGTDAANDQCLYSGHDKDNAAYTGEGFWLGSAESNPQMTFPPVKDGEPNKVMQLRFGSAHPAGILMAFCDGSVRLYGFDVDPITFALLGGRNDGETRH
- a CDS encoding substrate-binding domain-containing protein, producing MLQNKAFWFAVVAAIAAVVYVRSAASPTEEPKNGPLKITFITAGAGEYWDAAVRGAEDAAEQQGITLSVVKLKSPESVEEQMQALSVASMSNANGVAISPIDPERVTPLITQIASIKPVVTYDSDASKSARHGYIGTSNFSAGLVAGTLVKTAIPEGGKIAVFMANETKENLIERQGGLRTRIAESPDPAESPVDPRYTIVGFYPDGGDDEVCKAKLAEVLEEHPDLACVVTLNSRQGPVVLDALQELKNSGQVKMIAFDTSDKILQAIEEGRVFAAVAQDAYKYGYEAVKMVSYLCRGEEEFLPVVGRGAIHISVEPIRQDDVETYRKRIESRRPGAKG
- a CDS encoding alpha/beta hydrolase family protein is translated as MPESLGPGPYARYACFLLAVGLAVLGVTVKAADPRLGRLVNLRTDRFPFTPPTSVEEWNQRSAEVRRQVFVAAGLWPMPERPAPKAEVLRKVERDAYTVEAVRLESYPGHYVTGSLYRPADATESRRPAVLCPHGHWPEGRFHAFQDDALIDQIESGAERYEAGGRTPLQARCVTLARMGCVVFLYDMLGYGDSRQLSQQAIHAPSEDSILTADNAWGFYSTQAELRMQNPLGVQTYNSLCVLDWIESLPEVDPKRIGVTGGSSGATQTLMLCAVDDRPAVAFPVVMVSTAMQGGCGCENACCLRLGTSNVEFAALMAPRPLGMASADDWTRNTATDGYPELQELYALLGVPDRVMHASLIQFPHNYNYASRAAMYPWLDRWLGLEAGDLAVETDYVSVTPDEVRSVAPIEDAAIGRGHEVALMKAVEASSADALAKLTPTDADSLNKYKNIIGKALHVLLDGAEKSLRDAQANAIDQQRADGHAVITLLITGAEAGVELPALARLPRNVETIAVVVSDAGKTAIGPVDTLPTALAAALLEQGIGVLGVDLFAQGELAPDDGPLTEMPVVANQRPVASLTFGYNRTAVAHRASDLLATIAAAKDMQPSIKKVVVIVEPEAASYGAAALAVAGDAVDAAVIDTGGFRFDEVRSWRDPDFLPGAVKYGDVPGLLAQGAPRPTIVLSEPADDTPSIATQAYAAAGAAERLIRLRPGATLESAVEKLADTLAP
- a CDS encoding family 78 glycoside hydrolase catalytic domain, giving the protein MSRCVLTLGVVMLAAITYADEPLRVIGLTCEFAVDPLGVDVAAPRLSWRLQSDRRGAKQTAYQITATDHNGAKLWDSGKLDGPSSQLIPYTGEPLRSSQGISWRVRAWDENGAASEWSKPASFTMGVLEPEDWSAKWIVAPWQTESVLVRKGFEVKPGLQRAIAHVCGLGHFEMSLNGQKSGNGLLAPGWTKYNKTCLYETHDVTPLLTEGANAIGLVLGDGMYHTERRHRFSKFQGTFGPQRAILQIELEYADGSTERVVTDDSWRVDAGPITYNDVYGGEDYDARRLPQGWDTGGFNDSDWPHAVELVRPSGELRGLTFSAPEIGAIEKMPAKQISRSSDSCSVFDFGQNASFMPRVTVSGPAGSSVRLTHAEVLDENGQIDRGTCGGNRGPAYWQYTKASDGEETWFPKFFYAGCRYLQVDQTPAAEGEALPEIVSVEGVVVHTTAPPAGAFRCSNELLNRIRTLVRWAQRSNLVSVLTDCPHREKLGWLEQYHLNGPGVRYEFDAHRLFIKGMRDMADSQTEDGLVPNIAPEYVKFDGTFRAAAEWGAAVVLVPWQHYQATGDKQLFETYYATMQRYVEYLDSKATDSIVEEGLGDWYDILPGKRPGFPHLTPPAITATAFYYEVVQTMSQIAKLIGKDDDAVRYDELAETIREAWRKKYRNNDGTYATDSQCSNAIALVMGLAEERDRDATLQALVKDVRDRGDAMTAGDVGFRYLLQAMAQGGHSDVIYDMINQTQRPGYGYQLAHGATSLTEAWDANHNSSHNHFMLGHITEWFYKDLVGIECDPEGPGYEKIVIRPTPVSDLKWAEASHNSVRGPIDVRWEKDGDAFKLAVTIPANTTATVYVPASDDQTVTESGKPITQAVGATALGREEGRAVFRIESGKYAFYVE